Proteins from a genomic interval of Poecile atricapillus isolate bPoeAtr1 chromosome 1, bPoeAtr1.hap1, whole genome shotgun sequence:
- the CLMN gene encoding calmin translates to MAGQEWDWFQREELIGHISDIRVQNLQVERENVQKRTFTRWINLHLGKCKPPLKVKDLFIDIQDGKILMALLEVLSGQKLMHEYKSSTHRIFRLNNIAKALKFLEDSNVKLVSIDAAEIADGNSSLVLGLIWNIILFFQIKELTGNLNRNSSSSSLSSGPSGPESDTSPGTPSVERNMFITVKDQRKAIRALLIWVQRKTRKYGVAVQDFTSSWRSGLAFLAVIKAIDCTLVDMKHALEKSARENLEDAFSIAQNKLGVPRLLEPEDIMVESPDEQSIVTYVAQFLEHFPELEGEDFTDPDKELPIESTYVRIKETPSEEEGKILILSESEENMYTVNHERSHPAPPKVHIHDIPERIPSETTSENCNGKLSQPLGDLQGMSEEEPQRPTSLKITGPVSFESSSSWEDLNDKFTPGEGSISDDPLKQNDDPSPAVLTNQKNSVDSFEEYSEELTKETPTEYDNETKSLSANTSSLSPLSWTSGILTDDSINKVEDSKPQSSILLPEDTSKQEDTQKYVLHLLNEEIQTLPQDEHTKESPGLETIESSPCSPNGSNLESQELSTQPETSDDSLSDVPKTPEDLDSCDEVESAAEVLPSSSKVSVIPHDLFYYPHYNVPISAVLNAYLEPCIEGYDTENEKASSETVTDVLHDKNLPEEDHKEDAPEPDLENKLGTPPSETDTENSEEETRKTSSHVNSSDEREVPLLVEELEIKEHDNKDTNDEDSAIPQHPEAIVEHLEDLPLAIKTPEENNNREEEEQNMIEDDLQISEVATTTLSQDDLEENADFQEFTRSSANDANIHLRKRFSRNASEEETYGANEQKMTDMDENPLIIGKKKDLEASETPAPTHEIAIFEQPEIFYFVIFFWVLVYCLLLLPQLLSNKV, encoded by the exons TCGAACGTGAAAATGTACAGAAGAGGACCTTTACCAGATGGATAAACCTGCACTTGGGAAAG TGCAAGCCTCCTTTGAAAGTGAAAGACTTGTTTATTGATATACAAGATGGCAAAATCTTGATGGCACTTCTGGAAGTCCTGTCGGGTCAAAAGCTG ATGCATGAATACAAATCTTCAACCCATCGCATTTTTCGTTTGAACAACATAGCCAAAGCACTTAAGTTCTTGGAGGACAGTAAT GTAAAGCTTGTTAGCATTGATGCAGCAGAAATAGCAGATGGAAATTCCTCTCTGGTACTTGGACTAATATGGAATATAATCTTGTTTTTTCAG ATTAAGGAGCTTACAGGCAACCTCAACAGgaactcctcctcctccagcctgtCCTCTGGGCCCAGTGGTCCAGAATCAGACACATCCCCTGGCACTCCCAGCGTGGAGAGAAACATGTTCATTACAGTGAAGGATCAGCGGAAAGCCATCAGGGCCCTTCTAATCTGGGTTCAGAGGAAAACCAGAAA GTATGGCGTTGCAGTCCAGGACTTTACAAGTAGTTGGAGGAGTGGCCTTGCTTTCTTAGCTGTCATAAAAGCCATAGATTGTACTTTGGTAGACATGAAGCATGCACTGGAGAAATCAGCACGAGAAAACCTGGAGGACGCTTTCAGCATAGCACAGAACAAACTGGGTGTCCCTCGGCTCCTCGAACCAGAAG ATATCATGGTGGAGTCACCCGATGAGCAGTCAATTGTGACATATGTGGCACAATTTCTGGAGCACTTCCCAGAGCTGGAAGGG GAAGACTTTACAGATCCTGACAAGGAGCTTCCAATTGAGTCCACATATGTCCGCATCAAAGAGACGCCATCAGAAGAGGAAGGCAAAATCTTGATTTTAAGTGAAAGTGAAGAAAACATGTATACTGTTAATCATGAGAGGAGTCATCCAGCTCCTCCAAAGGTCCATATTCACGATATCCCTGAGAGAATCCCATCAGAAACCACTTCTGAAAATTGTAATGGGAAACTGAGTCAGCCGTTAGGCGATTTACAGGGGATGTCTGAAGAGGAGCCTCAAAGGCCAACCTCACTGAAAATTACAGGACCTGTCAGTTTTGAATCCAGTTCCTCTTGGGAGGATCTAAATGACAAATTCACGCCAGGTGAAGGGAGCATCTCTGATGATCCACTGAAACAGAATGATGACCCTTCTCCAGCGGTTCTGACAAATCAGAAAAATTCTGTTGACTCTTTTGAAGAATACTCTGAAGAATTAACTAAGGAAACCCCTACTGAATATGACAATGAAACCAAGAGCCTTTCAGCCAATACATCTTCTTTGAGTCCATTATCCTGGACTTCAGGCATACTTACAGATGATTCTATTAATAAAGTTGAAGACAGCAAACCCCAGTCTTCAATTCTTTTACCAGAAGATACATCAAAACAAGAAGATACGCAGAAGTACGTTCTCCACCTTCTAAATGAGGAAATACAGACACTTCCACAAGATGAACATACAAAGGAATCACCTGGCCTTGAGACAATAGAATCGAGCCCTTGTTCACCAAATGGTTCCAATCTCGAAAGCCAAGAACTATCTACACAGCCTGAAACATCTGATGACTCTCTCTCAGATGTACCTAAAACTCCAGAGGACCTGGACAGCTGTGATGAAGTTGAGTCTGCAGCTGAAGTGCTACCCAGTTCTTCAAAAGTATCCGTAATACCCCATGATCTCTTTTATTATCCACATTATAATGTTCCCATATCAGCAGTTCTGAACGCTTACCTCGAGCCTTGTATCGAAGGTTAtgatacagaaaatgaaaaagcttcTTCTGAAACAGTAACAGATGTTTTACATGACAAGAACTTACCAGAAGAGGACCACAAGGAGGATGCTCCAGAGCCAGACTTGGAGAATAAGCTAGGTACCCCTCCATCAGAAACAGATACTGAGAACAGCGAGGAGGAAACTAGAAAAACAAGCAGTCACGTGAATTCTTCAGATGAAAGAGAAGTGCCATTACTAGTAGAAGAGTTAGAAATAAAAGAGCATGACAATAAGGACACCAACGATGAAGATTCCGCTATTCCACAACATCCtgag GCCATAGTAGAACATTTAGAGGATTTACCATTAGCCATAAAGAcaccagaagaaaataataatagggaggaggaggagcaaaATATGATTGAAGATGATTTGCAGATCTCAGAAGTTGCCACTACTACTCTATCACAAGATGACCTGGAAGAAAATGCTGACTTCCAGGAATTTACCAG AAGCAGTGCCAATGATGCCAACATTCATCTCCGGAAAAGGTTTTCTCGTAATGCTTCTGAGGAG GAAACCTATGGTGCAAATGAGCAGAAGATGACAGATATGGATGAAAATCCATTGATCATCGG gaagaaaaaggacTTGGAAGCAAGCGAGACTCCAGCACCAACTCATGAGATAGCTATTTTTGAGCAGCCAGAGATATTCTACTTTGTCATTTTCTTCTGGGTGCTGGTCTACTGCCTTTTACTCCTTCCACAGCTTCTTAGCAACAAAGTTTGA